In Microbacterium sp. No. 7, the genomic window ACGAGTCCAGCTGGTACGGCACCCGGTATTGGGGTGCGTGCATCGAAGTCTGGCGCTGACGTCCGCTCGCAGTTGCAACGGCGGGCCCCGAAGCAAGTCGCACGGGGCTCGCCGCCCACCACAACCCGCCCGGGAGGTAAGACACCCGGGCCCACCGAAGGGAACCTCATGTACTACCGCATCCACACCGCTGGCGGCCGCAAGCTTCCCGGCATCTACCCGACGCGGCTCGCCGCGTTGCAGCACCTCGCAGACCGTGGTCTCAGCACCGTCGCGCACACCATCCGGCCCGACATCTCGACCGTCTCGATTCGGCGCGGGTACGCGGCCGTCTGCAACGGCGACACGACGATCGGGTACGTCGAGCTCACCCGCGACGGGTGGGCGGCGCTAAGCCTCGTCGCATCCACGTACGGGCACGAGTCCGACCGTGTCGAACGCGCTTGGGCTCGAGGTTGCGGCTCGCGTGCTGAGGCCGTCGCCGCGGTTGCGGAGCGTGCGCTGTGACCTACCCCGAAACCGCCCGCCGATTCGCACTCGCTGAGCAGAGCACCCGCTCCGGCGCAGCGCCTGACGTTGCCACGCTCGGAGCTGCCAAGCTCCCGATGTCCGACTGGGCCGAGGCCCGCCGCGACATCATGGGGCCGCAGACCATAGCCGCGAACCACGCGCTGCACGTCCAGGGAGCGGCGTTCGACCTGCGAAAGGCCGCCGCGGAGTGGGAGGCGATCGCAAGCACCCCCACCACTCCCGAACAGCGCCATGTCGCCGCGCAGCGCATGGACACCGCCGCCCGCGCCCTGCTCGCCGCCATCGGGGAGGGGGAAGCATGAGCGCGATGGGTGCGGTGCACCTCGAGTTGCAGGAAACGGGGATGCTCCCCCGGTTCGATGAGTACACGGCGCGGGCGCGGGAGTGTGAGGTCCGTGAGTTGCACGTTCTCGCCGGCGTGTACGCGCGGGCGGCGCAGCGACTCATCGATGTTGCAGCTGCCGCGGTGCTGGAAGAGAGATGCCCCGGCTCGAACCGCAGAGCGGGTAAGACACGAGCCGGGGCGTTGCGGCGACCTGAAGGGAACACCACATGACCACTGTACCGGGTGCGAAAATTGCACCCATGACCCAGCACTACCTGAGCCCGAAGGAAGTTGCAGAACGCATCGGCGTCGAGCCGGAAACGGTGCGGACCTACGCGGCGCGAGGGCGCATGCCTGAACCTGACGCGACGATTGGTTTCATCAAGGGATGGTTGCCGGAAACGATCGACGAGTGGGCGGCGTCACGCCCGGGCCAGGGCCGGTGGGGACCGAGGAAGTTGCAGCACCCCGAGGATGCACCGTGAGAGTCAGGGCTCTCGCGGGCGGGCGGAGAGTTGCATGCCCTCGTTGGGCGGTCGGGAACTGGCGGGATGCCGACGATACCCGGTCGCGTGTGGAGCGTGCACGGGAAGTTGCAGCGTTGGGAGTGGGGCGGGAGAAGCGCCCGAAGGTCGTCATGATGCGGCCTGACGGGACGTGGAAGGCCCTACGGGAGTAGGCCCGGGTGCCGGCGTTTAGTTGCAGTCCGGCGGCGTTTCTGAGCGGCCCTGCCGCCCTCCGCTGAGGACTTCACCCGGTGGTGGTACTCGCACAACGATTGCAGGTTTGACGGGGAATGGTCGTGGTTGCGTTGCTGGTTAACATGGTCGACCTGGTTCGCGTACGCCCCGCACTTCTGGCCCGTGTCGTATCGGATGTGTTGGCATCGGTGGCGGTCGCGTTTCAGGATCGCGGGGCGGATCACGGTGTCCCAGTCGGGTGGGAGTTGCGACTTTCGTCGCGATGTTGACCATGCCATCAGTCGCAGTCCCGGCCCTCGTAGCGGCGGTCGCAGCAGAACAGGAGCGCGAGCTCGGAGTCGTAGGTGCGCCCGCAAGTTTCGCATTCGTACAGGCCGTCGTCGCGAACGTCAGGCATCCTGGTGGGTCCAGACGTGCGCGTACAGGTCGGTCATGTCGGGATCGCAGGCCAGTTCACACCGACCCGACTTCGTGTGGCTCTCGGGGAGGAGACGGCCTGTCACGTTGACCGGGACGACCGTGTCGCACGCCGGGCATTGCACGTGCACGGTACCGATCTGGACAATCTCAGTCGTCATCGTCGTCGTCCTCGTCGTTGTTGAGCATCGCCCATGTTGCGCGTTCCATGACGACGTTGAGGAACGCGGCGAGACCAGTTGCATCGGTCGTTGACGTTTGCGGACCCAACGCGTACTGCGCCCCGGTCACCCGGGGACGCATGGTGTCGTCGGTGGAGTCGATACGTGAGGTTGAGATCCCGAGAACCCACCCGGTGATCCACGTGCCGTCCTTCACATCACTGGTTGCACGGAGGTAGTCGTGGATTGCGTCGTCAAGCGCCTGCAGCGGATTCGCGTTCTCAGCAGCCATCAGCGCCTCTCCCGTGGGGTGTCACCGCGGGCGAACACCCAGACGAGGATGTTGCGCCCGTACCAGTGCCAGAGCACGGCGACGCTCAGGCCGATCGTGAGGCCGATTGCGACACGCATAGGCACCCCGGGCTCTCGAAGGGATTCTTGCTGGCGTGGAAGGATTCGAACCCTCGCGCATCGGATCAACAGTCCGCCGCTCTGCCACTGAGCTACACACCAAAGGGCCCGTGACGTGGGCTGGGCGGTGTCCATGCACGCTGGACACGGCGATGTATGACCCCGCAGGAGAACGTGCGAGGTGTTTGTACGGCAGTAACAACCCATTGCCGTTGATGTGCGGCCCGATCGGTGGGCCTTCTACGACCCGGATATGCCGCTTGTCAGGCGACTACCGGGGAGAATGAGAAGAACCCCCGCGAGTTGCGGAGGTTCGGAATGCTCGGGCATAGATTCTCGATGCTCTACAAGCAGTATGCCACATGTTTCACTTCATCGGAGTCCTTGACCGCCGTGTGTCTTCTCGGTCTCGATCAAGTCGCCCAGGTGGAAATACCGGATACGGTACGGGCGGATCGTCCGCACGCGACCGTCACGCACCCATCGGTAGATTGTCTCCCTCGACCGGCCGACCGCCGATATCGCTTCGTTGAGTTGCACCCAATCGCTTCTTGTTGGTTTCTCGGTCACGGTTCTCGCTTTCGATGAGGTGCGCGGCGAAGGTGAACATGTCCTCGTCCATGATCGCTCTGCAGGCTTTGTCGGAACAGCGGACGATAACGCGATCGCCGTCGAAACGCGGCGGGTGGTAGCGGAGGGTGAGCGCGTTGCACGCTTGGCAACGCATGTGGCGCACACGGTGCGGTCGGTCGGCGTGGGGCCACTTCGCTCGCGCTATCTCCGTTTCTCTCGTGAATTCCCACGCGACCCAAGCTCCGTACTCGTCGTTCACGGCGTCTTCGAGCTCGGGCCACTGGTTCAGTTCTTGGAGGAGGCGGGTGATCTCCTCCGCGGCGAGCCACGTCGGCGGGAGACCGATGTGCCCATCCTGGGAGGAGGTGACTTTCACGTCCACCTCGCCGGAACGGATGTAGCCGGCGACGCGGAGCCACGGGACGAGGGCACGGGCGTTGTTCACCGCGTTGCGGAGACGATCGAACTGCTCGACCGTGTAGTAGCCGATGCCTTCGTGTGAATGATCCGTCATGGCTGGCCCCTTATCTGTCCACGGGAGGATCCGTGGAGGTATCGACGGCGTCAAGAAGTTCGCTCACTGGTGGGGCCTCCGTTCATCAGGTGGGTCCGGGGTGGTCGACGCCCCGAGCGCCGGGCGGTCACGAACCGAACCTCCGGGGGTCGGGTGCTCATCACAAGCCTCGTCGGTGAGGGACATCTCGCGACCGCAGCGCGGACACGACGCACCCCGGAACGGATCAGCGGAACCGCCCGTGCTCTCGTACACGGTGATCACGTCGCCGTGTACGATGTCGCACTGCTCGGTGTAGACATCCCGGTTGCAGTGCTCGCAGATGCCTTCGCCGCAGTTCACACAGAACGGGCCGTTGTGGTAGCCCTCCTCCCATGCCCAGGTGTCGACGTGACCGTTCTTGTCGGTCTCGAAGACGTGCCCGCCGGGGACGAGCATGCGGGGCGGGTACTCAGCCATCTTCGGCCCTTGCTCGGAGCCATCGGCTGGTCGGCGTCGATAGGACACCTGCGAGGTGCTCGTATCCCTCGGCCTTGTGTCTTTCGGCGAAAGCGCGTAGTAGGTCGCGGTCGTGCTGGGCGAGCCATCGGTCGAACTCGGCCTCACGCTGTTCGGCTTCCGCCGGTGAAGCAAGGTAGACCGAACCCCAGGCGTAATCGCTCCGCACATCCTCCGTCGTCGGGGTCTCCGGGCTCACTGCGCGGACGATCGTTCCTTCGTCCGGCGCAGCTGTCAGCTGGGCGTCGCGCTCGGCGAGCCACTTGTCGAACGGTGCCGCCAACTCCTTCTCGGAGAAGAACGGCTGATACATCCGCCGGCCGATGATGTACCACTCGCGCACATCGGACACGTCGGGTTCTCCACGCTCACACATTGCTCTCACCTCCGAGGGCTGCTTCGAGAACAGCACGGACCCTCGCGCGGCATCGGCGCGCTGTCACGACGTCCTCCGCGAGAATGCGGTCCCACTCGCCCGCGGCGTGGCCCGGATAGTACTCGTAGTCGCGACGGGAAGCTCGCTCGACCATCGCGTCGTCAATGACCGGCACCTTGGCCTCCGCGACGTCCGCGGGCTCGTCTTCCACGATGTCGAGACGCACCAGATCGTCAGGGAGTATGAGCGCGACGTCCAGCTCCTCCCAGGAGCCGGTGATGTCGGTGTTCCAGATCCCTTCCGCAGTCCACTCGAAGATGGGGCACCTGCATTCGCGGCAGCCCGACGCCCGTCCGGGTAGTGGAAGTGCAAGCGACCATGCAGGAAAAGCACCGCTGTCGCTCGCCGCCACACCGTCTCCACGAACCCGCGCGTCTCGGTGCGCGCGAAGATCAGCGCGATACCGTCGCCATGATTCGCAAGCTTGCCCAGCCACTTCCACGCGGCGAACGAATATGGCGGATTCAGCCAGACGCTTCCCGACCATTCCGCCGTGAGCCCATCCTCCGGCAGCTCAATGTGTCGCTTCGCCGTATCCCACGGACGCGGCGACGGCGCGGCACAGGGGTCCAGGTCGAACGGCCCCAGTGCGTCGATGATGTGGCGTGGTGTCAGCCAGGTCACGGACTTCGCGCGCGCCGATTGGTGCGACCCCATCGCGCGCGTCATCGATCGCCTCCCTTGATCTGCTTGTGGTCCAGGAGGCATACGCCGGACACCGCCGTGCACCCGTGGTCGCAGATGGCGCCTGTGGGGTGGAGTGCCTGCGGGGTAGAGCGCCCGTGATGAAACCCCTCTTCGTACCCGGCCTCGTAGTCGCGTCGCAGTTCTACGAGATCCCGCAGCCCCACCGACGGCAGGTCAAGGCGCCATAGCGCGCCCACGACCAGCTTGACGACCGCGGCGGGGATGTCATCGACACCGACTGTCTTCGCAGCCTGGTCGATCTCGTCGGCCGCGCGGCGGAGGTCTGAAGCGACCTTCTGCGCCGCTGTCCTCACCCGGCGCTCCGCGAACTCGCTGGCCTTGGCACGGGCACTCATCGGCTCCTCCTCAGGTCATCGGCCGCGCCCTGCGCGCTCTCGCGGACCCGCTTCCGAGCGGCGTCCAGATCGAACAGCGGTCGCGCGTCCATGTAGGCGCGCAGCGGGCGGGACAGCAGGTCGTACTGCGTCCACTCGGCACCCGGCGGCGGGTCGATGATGGAACAGCCCCGTGTCATGACCTGCCCGCCGTAGCCGCCCCGCCAGCCCGCGGTGCTCCCGTATGTCGGGTGCGCGTCATAAAGCAGCAGAGCGAGTGCTCCCGCGAGGTCTTCGGCCAGTTCCCGCTCAGTCGGCATTGCCCGCTCCCTTCTTCGCCGCGTGGTAGCGTTTCGCGCCCCACAGGATCGCGTGGCACGCGAGCAGGAAGTGAAAGTCGAAGTCCTTCCACGACTCCACGTCCTCGTAGTCCCATTGGATGTTGAAGTCGTCCAGAACCGTGACGGCCTCTTCCACGCTGTCGACCTCCGACTCGGCCGACTGCGGCAGATATCGCTGGGGGTCTCCGCGAAGCCAGGCCGCCCACTTCTCCCGCGAGAACACCCTCACGTTCCGCGCGCCGCGGTCCAGCTTCTCCGCCCAGTAGTCGGGCTTGATCCATCCCGGCGCCTGGTTTTGGTCGAACCACGTGAGCATGTCCCGCTCACGGGTGAAGATGAACCCCTCGCCGATGTCGCCGCGGATCGCGAGCGATCCTGGCCACGTGATGATGTCCCAGTGGTAGATGCCCGTGCCGGGCTTCTGGAACCGCAGGTGCCGGTAGAGACCGTCCTCATGGAGGATCTGCATTTCGTGCTCTTCCGTCTCTGCCAGCAGCACCCTGTACACGTCGGGGTAGTGGTAGGGCTTGAGGTCAGGCATCAGCCCTCTCCTACCTGTTCTCCGTAGTAGTCCGTGATCTCGTCAGAGGTCGGCTCGCGCGTACTCCGCACGTCGTAAGCGCTGTCGTCCTCCATGCGCTCGGTCGCCACCACCTCATCGCCATCCCAGTAGACGTACTCGGTGTACTGCATGATGGTCTCTTCGACGCGCTTACCCTCAAACTCAGGCATCAATCCGCCCCTCCGCCACCAGCGCGGCCCAGAGCGCGCCGGAGAGAAACGCCTCTTCCACGTCCTCGATCTCGCCCTCCGCCGCGATCTCCGCAGCCCTGTCGGTCGCGGCGTCCTCGAAGCCCTTCGGGCGCTTCCATGCGTTCTCGTCCATCAGTCCTCTCCTTCCTCATCCCACGCAGGGCACTCCACGCACGCACTGCACGGCGGCGCGATGTGGCATGAGCAGTCGTGATCCGGTGCCTCGGGCTTACAGGAGAAGTGATCCGCCGCGTAGTGCTCTGCCATCAACTCTCCCCTTCCAGGCGCACCAGCAGCTCCCGCAGGAACCAGATGACCGCCCCCTTGTCGTACGCGCCGGGATCGACGGTGATGTGGTCAGCGATGTACTGGAGCTGCATAAGGCCGTTTGCATCCCCCGTCCAGAGCCCCTGCGCGAGGGCATCCAGTAGCTCCGCCTGCTCGCTGTCGAGCCCTTCCGCGAGCAGAGCTCCGAGCGTCGCCCAGTCGTACTCCGCATCCACGACGACGCGGGCTTGCACGCCGGGGATGTGGATGAGGTTCGTGATCGTGTCGCTCATGACAGCCCCAGCGCTTCCCGGATCTCAGGGCGGATTTCATAGTGCTCGTCATCGGGGCTCGTCTGGACGGTGGTCACGAGAGCCCCGTAAAGGGCATCGCCGACAAGCAGATACCCAGCTTCCTCGCTGTCGATGAAGTCACTCTGCCCTACGCGAGTCAGCGCGATGAGATTCGCGATGCGCTGCTGTTCCACGAGTGCGAGTAGCGCGTGCGCCTGCGCTTCCTGGATTGCGAGTGCGGCGGCGGGGTTCGTCTCGTCTTCGTTGGACGGGATCTGCCTCGCCAGGTCCAGGAATCCCCGCGCCTCCTGCGCATGGTCGATACGGTCGCTCACTTCACGTCCTCCACCAGTTCGCAGTCCCGCCGGATGTTTGAGCCCCAGCACCAGCCGTCGCCCGTGTAGTCGACGCCGTTCCACCGCCAGTCGTCCACCGGCTTCCCGGCGTGCGTGTTCTGCCGGGTGATGCGGATCAACCGGCCGTTCCGCTTCCTTCTCCAGACCTGACCGACCCGGATCTCCTGGTCGGTCACTGCTCCCCCGCCTCCAGGTCAAACTCGGGGAAGATGCTCTCCGGCTTAATGATGATCTTTCGGTGGTACAGGCTGACGTCTTTCGACTCCAGCTGCTCGGTGATGTACGTCACGTTGTCGCTGAGGCCGAGGAAGTCCTTCGTGTACTGGTCCGGCCCCTGTTTGCAGGTCACCTCCAGCGCCCCCGCGAGCCCGGAGTCCGCCGTCTCAACGGAGCAGTATCCCTCCACGGTGAGCATGATCTCGTTCGTGATCCCGTTGATGAAGGTGATGCGGCGTTCGATGTTGAACTGCTCGGCCTCCCGCGACAGGTTGTACGACGCAGTGTCGGCGTCGCTCGTACAGCCCGCCAGCGCCAGAGCGCCCGCGAGGGCGACTGTCGTGATGATGCTCTTCTTCTTCGCGTTGCTCTTGCGGTCGCTCATATCAGCACTCGATCCCGTAGTGGTCATTGAAGCCGTGGACCTGAATCCACGCGGGGCGGGCGCGGAGCGGCACCGCCCAGGCGGTCTCGCCGCGTGCGGGCGCGCTCCCGTAGTTCGTCCCGAAGCTCTGCGCCGAGCCGTCCACGTAACGGACGTTGATCTCGTAGATGTCGGGTGCAGCGTCGAAAGCGACCGTGATCCGGTCGTCCTCGACGTAGTAGCGGCCGTTGTTGCCGCCCGTGCCGCCGCACACCGCGGGCTCCGTGGCGGGGACGCTCGTCGCAGCGGCGACGGGTGCCGTGACCGCTGCTGCAATCACGGGCATCGCCCACGCGGCACCCTTCAGGATGGTGCGGCGTGACGCACGATTCTTATGCATACCTGACCCTTCTGGTGGTTGCTTTCCGGTACTCATCGGTCAGAACGGGGCGTTCTCGCCGTAGTTGGGGTTTACCCAGCCATCCGCGCCCGAGGCCGGGGGCGTCCAGGGCTCCTGCTGGGCGGGATAGTTTTGCGGGAAGTTTCCCGAACCCTGCACAGCGCGGGTGACCTGTGCGGTTGCGAATCGCAGGTCGGGTCCGAACGCGTCGGCGTTGATCTCCCACGCTGTACGTTTCACGTTGTCGCGGTCCTCGTAGGTGCGGGATTCGAGACGTCCGACGACGATCACCGACGTGCCCTTCTCGAGGTGCGCTGCGTTCTCTGCGAGGGAACCCCACAGTGTGATGCGGTGGAAGTCGGTTTCCTTCTTGTCATCTCGACCCCGGTTCACGGCCACGGTCACGTTCCCCACGGGAAGGCCGTTCTTCGTGAACCTCAGTTCGACGGGCGCGACCATGTTCCCGCGAATGGTGATGCTCGTCATCAGGTGTCCTCTCCGTGGTAGATGCCGTGGCGTTTCGCGGCGTCGGCGATGAGCCCGGCGGGTCGCTCCTCGAACCCTTCACGGGCACCGGCGGCGGCGGGCGTCACGCTGATCGTGATACCCATGTCCTTCATGCGCTGCATCTCACGGTCGAGTTGATCCTGTGCTCTCTTGTTCATTGGATGGTTCTCGCTATCGCGTCTATGTCGTCTGGTCGGTGGCTGATGTCACGGATCGTGACCTCGAACCTGGCCTTCTCCCCCGGCCTGTACTCGATACGGAGGCGTGGTTTCGACATCCATTCCGGGGAATCGTCAGGCACGATGTGTGCTGAGATGCCACGGTCTGAACCGATCGCGTCGTAGATCGCTTTACAGAACGGGTCAGGGCCGTCCGTGTCCCGTTTCCGCCTGTCCGTGACAACCCATACGATCTGCACCTCGCAACGTTGCATTTTCGGTACCCGGTGGGAACGAGTAAGGGCGACAACCAGGTTCCTGACCTCGGCTGTCGCCCTTGCTTTCACACGCCAATGCGTGCGACTGTTCGCAGATAACCCGTCGGGTGGACGGGGGTACGGGAGGACGATCGTCCACACGCTCACGACTCGATCACCAACTCCGATGCGACCATCGAATAGTGGGCCGACTTCTTTCGCAGGTCGGCATCGCATGCGAGATGCGCCACCCATTCCGGATAGACAGCCCGGGCATCCCGCACGTTCGGGACAACCTGGGCACCGCTTTCGATCTCGATAACTCTGCTCATATTCGACCTTCCAGAAGTGAGGCGAGCGCTTCAGGCGCACGCTGGAGAAGGCCGACCGTCGCGGCCTCGGCCTGCTGTGGGACGACGCCGTTGCCAGCGGCTTTCAGCTCCTCGGCCCGGGTCAACCCGACGCCCGTGATATGCCCCTCGGGGAGACCCATCATCCATTCCGGGAGCTCCGAGTTCAGGCGCGGTTTCCCGCCCTTCCCGTCGTGCCGCACAGGCGACGGGGCGGGGCGAGTGATCCGCTCCCACCGGGCCACAGCCTCGGCGTAGATCCCCCAGTCGTCGCGCGGCACTACCGTCCCTTGTGGCCGGTCGTCGTCCGAGCGGGCACCCCCAAGGCCGTATGCGAGCTCAGTGGATGAGCCGCCCCTGGTCGCGCGAGGAGTGGGCATCTGCCGCGCCTCACGGCCAAGGTCCCGTGCATGACCGTTGCCCGTTTCCGGTTGCGTCGTCGGCGTGGGTAGCAGGTGCTCGACCACGTCTTGGATCGTGACCGAGTGCCCCCCCCCTGCGGCGTTTGTCCGGATGCTGACTGCCGCCCCGGTCCGCGCTGTACGCGTCCGGCGTCGGCAACAACCGTCCTGAGATCCTGCCCACCCTCACCATGCCTCCCCGGCCCGTTCATCTCACTCGTCGTCGGAGTCGGCAGTAGACGCATCTCGAACCTCCACGCTGGTCAATGTGTCCCAGAGGGTTCGGGACACATTGTCGGCCTTGTTCGTCCGCCGCCGCGACGGCGTATCCCAACCCGGGCGCGGCGGACGCTGCGCGACCACACGGAACCCAGCTGCACGGAGGCTCGCGCCCGACTCATCCGCCTGCGTGTACGTGATAAGCCGGTCGTAGCCGAGCGCGAACGCGGCGCGCCGGCACGCGCCGTAGAGCATGCTGTTCGCGTTCCTCGTGCCGTCCGTCGCCGTGCGGATCACTTCGAGCGTCGCGCCTTCGGACTGGATGACTCGGGACACGGGGCGCCCAACGATGGCAACACCGACGAGCTCGTGTCCGTCTGCGACGCCGATGCTGAACTTGTGACCGATCGGCGGGTCGTTGTGCCTGTGGTGCAGGGCGACGAACTCACGAGCGGACGCGAGGTCAACCGGCACGATCCGAAGAGACATCATCCTCCCCCGTTGAGCATCTGCACGGCGATCGTCAACGGGATCCCGTTACTCGCCCCCGACGCGGCATTCACCTTCGCGCGGCGTGCCATGAAAGTGTCGACCCCTTCACCGTCGTTACTCACCGCAGCGTTCGGGGTCGGGAGCAACCGCCCCCCCTTCTCGGGGCCAGGCGATGATGAAGACACGGAACCGGGCGTGGGGGGCACCGACTGTGGACGCTTCCAGACCCGTCCATTCCGCATCGAACCCGAGGTCGGCCAGATCCCGCAGAACTGTGGCGATAGCTCGCTGAACAAGTCGATGCTCCCGTTCGCGTCGAGCCAACGCCCGCTTGCGGTGTCGAGCAACGCGAACGAGTTCGGCACGTTTCCGTCTGACGTAGTCGCGGTCACCCGCCCACCTCCTGATCCTGTGCTCAATCAACGCGGCCACCCGATCCCACCGCCGCACTTCCGCATCGGCGGCGGTCATCTCGTCATGCCACGGCTCACCATCGGCTGACAGCAGACCGCGAACGTTCTCGATCACGACCAGCCGGGGCCGCTGCTCCGAGATAGCCCGACGGAACTCCGCCCACAATCCGGAACGCGTGCCGTCCTTGAGTCCCTGCTGACGGCCCGCTACCGACACGTCCTGGCATGGGAACCCGCCCGACATCACATCGACTCGCGGGGCCTTCGTGAAGTCGACCTTCGTGACGTCGCCGAGATTCGGAACATCCGGCCAGTGATGCGCGAGGATCCGCGACGGCGCCTCATCGAACTCACAGAACCACGCAGGCTCCACCCTGAAACCGAACCGGGCAAGCGCCGCCACGACACCGAGATCGAGTCCGCCGTATCCAGAGAAGAGGCTGCCGGCGCGGAGCGTGATGGGTGTCACGCTGCATCACCGTCCCCGAGGGAAGAGAAGTCGAACGCTTGCTGAGCTAGGCGGTGGGCCGCAGCTTCGGCGTAGTCCTCGCGCGCCTCATAGGCGACACATCGCCGGCCGAGATGTCGAGCGGCGATGGCCGTTGTCCCGGACCCGGCGAATGGGTCGATCACAAGACCACCCGGTGGGGTGCTGTACTCGATGAGGGGTGCGACAGCGCCCACCGGCTTCTGAGTCGGATGGACAGCGTGGCCGTGCGTGGAACGGACGTACTGGACTGACCGCATGAGACGCGGACCGCCGTCCTCCGAAACGTAGTCCGACGCTCCCCGTGACCCCTGATGCTCCCCCTTCGTGGCCCGCCGACGCAGTGCTCGGGGCGTTGCATCCGGGGTCGTCGGTGTCACATGGTAGAGATCCCGCCATTCCCCTCGATACCAAAGGTTGGCGATCTCATGCACGCGCCGGAATCGGTCGGCCGCGAGGCCGGATCCGTTGTGCTTCTCCCAGATGAAGTCCTGCGAGAACTGCCACCCTGCCGCGATGAACTCTCGTGAATGTGCGAGGTGCATCCGCATTGATCCGTAGACCCACAACGATGGTGCGACGGTCGCCATAGCATCGGGCCAACCTGTCGGCCATGTGTCCCACTCGAGCGACGTCTCGCCATAGGGCGGATCCGTGACGATCGCATCCGCGGCCGGGATTTCCGCGTCTTCGTAGCGACCGTGGTAGAGGGTCACGAGGTCGTCTTCGTAGTAGGGCTTCATGGTGTGCTCCGGGTATGCGTGTGGCCCACCACCATGGGTGGGCCACGGAATGTTTCAGGCGGCTTTCGGGAGTCCCTTGGGGCGTTCTCTGGGATCGTCGATGTCGTCCCAGCAGAGCCCGGGTACCCACCCGTGTTTGACGGCCATGCGGCGTGCACGGACCGCGTACGGCCCCTCCGGTGGAGGCGCGACTTCGAGCTCGTCGTACAGCTCTTTGATGAGTTCGTGGATGGCGACGGTCACGAGGTTCGCGTGCGTCCATGACCACATCTGCTGGGCGTCTTTCCCGATCCGTTGTCCGAGGGCGGTGAGGGTCCAGCCTTGTGCGGCGAGTCCTTGGATGCGCCGGCGTGTGCCGGTCGCGTCAACGAACGCGGTCGTCCGTTTCTGGAGCGAGTGGACACCGAGGATGCGTTGCGTTGTCTCCGCCGTGACCCACCTACCGGGTTGGCGGAGCATCCGCTGCAGGCTGGACTTGTTCATCCCGGTCGCGTCTGCGATCTCACGCATCGTCCACCCGTCCTTGCGGAGAAGCACCAGTCGTTCGATCACGGGCTCGACAGGGTGGCGTACCGGGTGGCGACCGTACGCTGCGTTTCGGCGTTGTCTCGCCGCGTGAGCACTGTTCGCGGCCCCGCAAACGTCACATGAGCAGCAGCACTTCTTGTAGCAGTAGATGCCGTGCTT contains:
- a CDS encoding helix-turn-helix transcriptional regulator; translation: MTQHYLSPKEVAERIGVEPETVRTYAARGRMPEPDATIGFIKGWLPETIDEWAASRPGQGRWGPRKLQHPEDAP
- a CDS encoding XF1762 family protein; this translates as MSLRIVPVDLASAREFVALHHRHNDPPIGHKFSIGVADGHELVGVAIVGRPVSRVIQSEGATLEVIRTATDGTRNANSMLYGACRRAAFALGYDRLITYTQADESGASLRAAGFRVVAQRPPRPGWDTPSRRRTNKADNVSRTLWDTLTSVEVRDASTADSDDE
- a CDS encoding beta-sandwich lipoprotein, whose translation is MSDRKSNAKKKSIITTVALAGALALAGCTSDADTASYNLSREAEQFNIERRITFINGITNEIMLTVEGYCSVETADSGLAGALEVTCKQGPDQYTKDFLGLSDNVTYITEQLESKDVSLYHRKIIIKPESIFPEFDLEAGEQ
- a CDS encoding DNA-methyltransferase, whose protein sequence is MKPYYEDDLVTLYHGRYEDAEIPAADAIVTDPPYGETSLEWDTWPTGWPDAMATVAPSLWVYGSMRMHLAHSREFIAAGWQFSQDFIWEKHNGSGLAADRFRRVHEIANLWYRGEWRDLYHVTPTTPDATPRALRRRATKGEHQGSRGASDYVSEDGGPRLMRSVQYVRSTHGHAVHPTQKPVGAVAPLIEYSTPPGGLVIDPFAGSGTTAIAARHLGRRCVAYEAREDYAEAAAHRLAQQAFDFSSLGDGDAA
- a CDS encoding single-stranded DNA-binding protein, translated to MTSITIRGNMVAPVELRFTKNGLPVGNVTVAVNRGRDDKKETDFHRITLWGSLAENAAHLEKGTSVIVVGRLESRTYEDRDNVKRTAWEINADAFGPDLRFATAQVTRAVQGSGNFPQNYPAQQEPWTPPASGADGWVNPNYGENAPF
- a CDS encoding DNA cytosine methyltransferase, with product MTPITLRAGSLFSGYGGLDLGVVAALARFGFRVEPAWFCEFDEAPSRILAHHWPDVPNLGDVTKVDFTKAPRVDVMSGGFPCQDVSVAGRQQGLKDGTRSGLWAEFRRAISEQRPRLVVIENVRGLLSADGEPWHDEMTAADAEVRRWDRVAALIEHRIRRWAGDRDYVRRKRAELVRVARHRKRALARREREHRLVQRAIATVLRDLADLGFDAEWTGLEASTVGAPHARFRVFIIAWPREGGAVAPDPERCGE